In Euphorbia lathyris chromosome 2, ddEupLath1.1, whole genome shotgun sequence, the sequence GGCCCATGGCAAGGTCTAGTTTAATGTCATGTTACATTGATTTGATTATCTGATACCAAATCAAATGGTTttagtcaattttttttatttggtaactttgtaaaatatgtgtttttttgTGTGTACAAATACAAATATTATATGCTTAATAAATCGATCATGTGaaatttatttgtatttttttatatataatttaaagattATTTAGATGTTAAAATGTTGTTATGTATCGATAGTTGGTAGACATTATtagttaattttcttttaaaatatttatccCCAACAATTGCTaattatcaattctaattaaatatttttttatctgaTGTATGGAGTAAAGAAAACgaggtaaaaataaaaaaaataaaacaaatactTATGTCAATTTGGTTAAGTTGATTCGGTTTATTATTTCTAGACGCGTTCATGGGTTTGGTCGAACCGGACCTAACTTGAAAGAAAACTGATTCTAAAACCTAACTCAACCAACtaatttatgttaaaaaaatttaattagaaattattgaaaatataaatatgaataacaaaaatacaacaaattaaaatattagttaattattcaataaaactcaacaaatataattttatgtaataaaaatatatttaacaaataataaaaaatataaaatgtaaATAGTATATGGGTGGGATAGGGCAGGTTGAGTTTGAGTTTTTACGAATTTCAAGTCCAACTCATTCTATACGTTCTTGAGCGGGTTCAGACTAGATCATGCCAATTTACAAATATACATGTACAAACCCAATTTATTAGTTGCTTGTTGCTACAcagatattaattgatttttattggcCAAAAGCATCATGAggtccctgatctttcattgtttagtGCATTAAGCCATCAATCTTTCATTTAAACACATTGaccccctgatctttcattgtttggtgcattaagccatcgatctttcatttagacacattgagcccttgaacTTTCATATATGGATGTATTAGgcccttccgtaaatcaatccatatatgagtgtattaagggcctgtttgattcatcaaaatataaaattatactgaaCTGTTGCTACTAGTTTTAAAATGtataatatggacatgttttaaattaatcaacaaataaattataaaataaaaattgtattatataaattaataaaaataatttaactaaaaaataaaaaatttattgaacgcaacaaaaccttgtttttcgataattatattctaaaaataaaaataatgttaaaaaggaaacatattttgtgcaaataaaaaggataattttgtcaataacaagtaGCTACTAAAAACAGCTATTCATGAAAAGTTCTttagagcttttcgtgaaaaactccaaaatgatggagtgtccagagaaaatgctaaacacttcggttatataaacctaaccaaacaggtccttaatacacccatatatgaattgatttacggaagtgcctaatacactcatatatgaaagatcaatggctcaatgtgtctaaatgaaagattgaTAGCTTAATGcatcaaacaatgaaagatcaggagttcaatgtgtctaaataaaagatcgaagaCTTAATataccaaacaatgaaagatcaggtgCCTCATGATACTTTTTTTGccatttttcttttaaaaacaaCTATCAATATATGTTTCTTAATCCTAATCAAATATTTTGTATTATACTATTagaaataaaacaacaaaaatatgccacaaatacaaaaataaaaaataaaaaaaccaaacGCACGCTtagtatttttttctttattgacGACTTTGGAATTGACTTTGTCTCAATTAAAATCTAATGATCGAAATTGAAATATGTAGCAATTACACGTAAGTAATGTCATCAACGAATTTATTATAGATAAAAACATACAATTCAGAAATACATCGAAAGATCTTTAATATACATATGCAATTTTATAGATTATGATAGAGCAATAATAGACAATGTATACTATTTTTTGCTCCATCCAGAATCgattttatagtttttcttcttcttaagAATGAGCTACTGATTTTTTAATGAATTGGATCTATTTGAGAGTAGAAAAAAGTCACATGTATTTCCATGAATAAGAACTTGATAACTCGTATAGGGAGACAACACTCATATAAATAGATAAAAGTTTGATATTAGTAGATTGGTCAaaagttttattcaataaagaaaaaaaatataaagtaaagaaAGTTTTTATCTTTCAGTTAAAATTCGGAAAAGAAAAATCCAAACCTCCATAAAGaagttgagattttttttttacggtTACAGTTTTACAAATAACAAATTATTTGATAAtctcaaattaattttttttttttattaaaggctGGTTATCGAGAAAATCTCAGATTAGTtatgtttaatatattttaatcatTATTTATAAAATGAACGGTTGTGATTTAAttattcaataatttttaattataaactgTTGCTCgtcttctttctcttcttttccATGGTCAAATTCTCATAATAAAGTAAaatctttataaattaatattcgataaattaataaaattttaagataataatttcttctggtcccgatCTGGATCAGTTCAGTAAatttatactcgataaattaatatctctataaattaataaaatttcaagatcacaacattattaatttatagaggtttgaCGGTATATTTCAAACTTTCTTCTTAAATGAAGTTTGTCTTGTTTCTTTCTCCTCCCACCGGATTAGGTTTTcagtatttttttattgtttttttaagtcggtgttcatatattttttgatcTTTTTATCAGCCTGAATTGTATCTGCTCTCTATTATTCTATTATTTATACCTTTTTTCAGATTTAGTAAAAGTGGAAATGATTTACTTTATCCGTAGAATAATATAAATCTATGtggttggataaaaaaaaattattcagaTCCGATTATTTACTCTTTATAGTCATTTTAATTCTTACCGCTTTCTTAATATACTTGTTATTATTTCATTAAATGAATATATaagtatttttatataaaaaataaaacaattgataAAATAATTGAGACCACAACATAACTAAATTGAGAgaatttgaacttttttttagGGAAGAGAATTTGAACTTTTAACTTccttaataaatttaatttaatttaaggttaattataaatagatgCAGTGTGGTTTTATGGATTTGCAGATATATATGATTTAAggttaattataaatacatGCAGTGTGGTTTTATGGATTTGCAGATATGCACCtatgatttttttgttacaaacagaATTATATagtttgcaaaattttcattttttttaacgaccccaaaatgaaattttttaaaagttaaatgatatttcaaataattttaagttttcaactttttgggtttgaggtcatttaggtgttgtttgttATGAGAGAGAAGGTTAATGTttttgagagagaaaactcaaaaaatgatgattttgaaaaattaaaaatatggttccatagtaaatatgatactaaacaactttaattattgaaaaaatttcattttgatatcgttatcggccaaatttaacaatgtcaataaaaaaataaaaattttacaaaccacagGATTACGCTAGTAACAAAAAATATCACATGTACCAATCTACTACAAATCTGTGAAACCAGAAGACATCTATTTATAAATAACGCTTTAGTTTAAAAGtcgtttttttaaatttttgaaaggataagataccaaaatagaCTTATGGTATTTTGAGAAGTATTAATTTAGCTTTCATatacaaaataacatcaatatagaCTTAATGTTTAAAAGATATTCTAATTTAGACTTCGAAACATAACACAATAAACCATTTCCTTTTTTTaataagtttaatttttttttaataaaattgaggAAAATAGATGGATCTTtcttaaaattacaaaaaaaagcaTTTATGTTACTTGTAAATGGAAAATACAAGTCAAGGAGCTTTGACCTTGTCAAagtcaaacaagaaaaaaaggCTGCATGGAACAAATTGCTGTCTTTCCGTGCAACTACACGGATAGATAAATAcgaataaattttagaaataatgtgtaattttatctctagtgttttgttaaatttagtaaatttaaaaaataattattaaattgtcGTTTCGATCATGAGTCTcgtcatctacactttacataTGCGTCAGTTTATTACTAATTAGTAACAAAGTATAAACATATAAGTAGACGTGAAAAAGATATATactatattttatacaagttggaaaaaaattaagataatttatcgaatttagaaatattaatttccagttttattattaaatcataaaaaaatatgaaatcttttttagaaccaacaGAAACGCAAttgatataaaataaaaaaacaaaatatccgtttttataatgatgtctcAAATTGACCGAACTTGTCaatattaaaggtaaaattgctctttagttaagaataaaattgtaaaattttagacgttaagaataAAATCGCTGTAAATGTTAAtagatatttttgcttttttttttctaaactttACTACATATTTAGTGCATGAAGTCATTTTTGGTGTTGgataaacaaaattaatatcacagtaaaaaaacaaaattgataTCACAGTCTATAAGAGTAAGAAAAAGGCATAATATTCATTTTGATTCCTTAAACTAATGCTTCAAAGTTAATTATGatcttaaattattaaaatcattaATCAGATCTCCGAATTAAGTAAAAATCACTAATTGAGTCCCTATTCTatacaaaaatcatcaatcgaGGCCTCACCAAAATTCATCcagttgaacagtttcagaccctcttttccaaactcattttgaaccaaggCAGAGATTATTATAGtgtatatcaaatagtcacagtttctgattttaggatatgatagagactcaattgatgattttgcttagttcagagacctgattgatgattttgatagtttaggatcctaattgactttgaaactttaattttgaGAACCCAAATGGATGTAATACCCCCAAAAAATGTAATTATTTATATGATAATTACTTCTATCCAACAACTGTTTTAAATCTACTACTTTAGTTTTTAGGTTTCAAATCTATATAACTTactaatataattaatgaattatTCACGAATAAAGttaataaacataattaataagaACCTTGTGAGCAAAGCTCGTAATATAAAGCTGCTCGCGAGCGATTCATATACGcttttttaataaaatgaattCAAATAGGATGTTGAGCATGTCCATATTTTGTCGAGCCGAGTATGAGCAGATCAAAACTCGGCTTGATTACAACTTTATTTGAATAACCTCAGATACAAGGATGGATTCAAAGAGACTTGAGTAGCAACTAGTCGTCGAAAAATGccaaaaaatctataaaacatatattcggagttttaattttttatataaaaacatctgaattatattaatttagcaTTTATAAATCTCGTGACGGTTCAGCCGGATTAATTGTATCtaatgaaagaaaaatcataAACAAATTAACATATGAGATTTCATTATTAGTTATTCGTTTGTAATTACAAATAATGCACTCGAAATCAATTAAGCACGAGTTGCACACCAGACAGGGACGCCGGATACAACTCCACCGCCGTGATAATACGAATTCCCTTGCACCGGCGACCCCCATCTCGTCCCTGaataaaaggaagaagaagaacaattCTTTCTCACCGGCGGCAAAACATAATCGGCCAAACCTTTCACTACTTTGACAGAAACATTAATAATCCCATTCTTTTCACCTCTTCCATCTCTCAACCTATAACTCAACAAATGCAAATAATTTATCGGAAAATAACCTCCTGAGAAATCAGACACCGGAATCGAAGCTGTTCCGATCAGTCTATTCTCCGATCCATTAATCCTGCATTCAACTTGTACAGTAATAAAACGAGAATGTGAAGCCATTTCCATTTCTAATTTCTGATTCCAAATAAGATTGCTTCCTCCTTCGTGATCTGCTCTCGTTGATCTACAATTGAGATTATCTGTTTTTACGACGACGAACGCATCTTTTTTTACTGGTTTTCCGTTTAGACGGAGGTTTTCTGCTGATAAAACGGTGATTTCTAGATTTTTGGATGATGATTCCATTAATTGGaggattaattaagaaataagtTGAAATTGATAAAGAATAATCTGAAGAGGTGGTTATATATAAGGAAGCATATCggaaaaaatgaagttagggaGACATGAGAGAGAAAGACTGCCGatgtttcctttttttttttttatacctCATACGACGTGTCGTCAAGGAAGCTTCTTcttaatataacaaaaaaagaCCAGAGAAGAATTCTTTTAGAATACGTGTGGTGTGTGTGACAACGGTCTGATTAATAAATTAACATTATCTTGTGTACTTTAGGTATTCCCTatgttttataaattaacaaaaTGTGTGAGATATGTAAATGGATATCCTTAGTTGAGCTAGATTTATAATTAGCTCTAAAAATATATTCAGTaaaacatcaattaattaattaatgtgtatggattgaattaaaaaattaaatattataggataatttttttttctaatggaTCGGTTTAACCTTCGTTTAATatttagggtccgtttgttttacctacagtttgttgttacggtttgcttTTTGCTATTTACTGTTGCTgcttgctgttacggtttgttgtttgttattggaaaaagctgtttttccaaaaagcagaaaaattctctgcttttataaaatgctgcttttcaggtgtaaaaagtaaacagaaggtcactaaccaaacatctaataCTGTTTTttaggtgtaaaaggcaaacaagaggtcACTAACCATACACCAAAAACTCTCTATTTTAAAGTGAAATGACAAACAGAAATAATATACACCTTAAGAAAAGAGATAAACAGAAATACGAAAATCAGCAACCAAACACCACCTTAAGAAAAGAGATAAACCTTTCTTTAAATGGAAAATAAGGATAAATACAAGTCAAGAAGCGTTGACTATGTCAGagtcaaacaagaaaaagctaAAGGCTGCATGGAACAAATAGTTGTCTTTCCATGCAACTGCACACATGAATATGATAAATCTCTTGTGCATGAAGTCATTTGTGTgtgggataaaaaaaaattaatgtcacagtaaaaaaaaaattgatgtgACATCTTAgattttagtatttaaaatcTATACTAGTTTattcataaaattttatataaataaatagataaaaagggatttttttcctaaataatGCTATTTTTAGCATTATTTCCTTATATAAAtccatattaaaaataatatacactgtaatatttattttttttaaattatagggctcgtttgttttacctactgtttgctattTACTATTACGGTTTGTTAtttgctgtttactgttacggtttgtagtttgctgttggaaaaaactgctttACAAAAAtacagagattctctgcttttgtaaaaggctgcttttcgggtgtaaagggcaaacaggaggtcactaaccaaacacctaatactgctttttaaatataaaaggcaaataaaaagttaataactaaagacctaaaattttctcttttgaagtgaaaagataAAAGCGGCATAAGAAGGCAGCTGAATCGGTGAATAAGGCACCGGTTTGAAAAAGTATAAAGACCCTAGTTGTTATTTAATAACTGGGATCAATACCATGTCTGTCAAAAGCAAATATAGAAATACAAACTGGTTTCACTGACACCGATAAATGCATCACTGGTATCAGATTGCATGTGAATCTCACCTAATGTTTCGTTGAGTTCGAAACATTATTgaagaaaaatatattctaTCTAGATAATGTTTcgtcactttttttttttttgagatgcATATGTTTTGTGGTTTTAGACCGAGTCAAACTGGATAATGTGTTGTTCCCCCAAATATTTTTCGTATGGTTTTAGGTACATGAGAGCATCTCCAAGGGACTCTTAGtgagctctctaaaaataatataaataattgactcttagtgatttaagagtgactaagatatatcatctccaacaatgttccatatattcactccttatttattattttattattaagatcattctttattgttacattaccaatagtgtgaggagagagacacatcaataataaattattaataaaaaataaagttaggagacactaagaggtggagagaggctttctattaatagagatgatggggagactcttagtgatttaaggagCCACTAAGTggctgttggagatgaattttcattctcccttctcaaattttaacttaagagccaatttaagagaCTGTTGGAGATGCTTTGAGCTATGAGCTATTTTAGTATTTGACTTGTATTAGTCACGTAATTTTCTTAAAAAACCATTATGttttaggcctaatacacaaataacctttTGAATTTATTCAAATAATTGCCCCtcaaactttcaattgtaacaacttactccTCAaatttgttcaattgtaaaacataatctctcaaaattctccaattgtaaaacataaccctaaATTACTGATATgaactgcaattgaagaaacacgtgaaatacaaaagctgcaatgctcgtggagtgtgataattagatctttggcgtgatacgaatccggggaaACATTTTTACGATTGCTTCAAGTATAGGGTAAAAAAATTCGCAATTTGGGGtaatgttttacaattggacaagtttaatggataagttgttacaatttaaagttggaggggacagttgcaacatttggacaagttcagagggttaTTGTGTATTAGGCGTATGTTTTAATTAAATACTTTCTTGGTTTTAGGGTTACTTATACAACTGGCCTAATTAAGAAACTGATTTTCATTTTTAGATCCATTACGGCACATGCTACTTGTATTGtctattttttataaaagaGATGAGTTTGCGCTTAAACATAATGAATCTTGGTTCGATAGCTCACAAACAGACCCAATTATAGATTCATGAACAATCtcgattttaatttttatgaacAATCTTGCGAGTAAGTTCggtttgattattttttaataataatatttgttTTATAGAAGAAGAAATGTAAAACTACGTGGTTCATAAAATTTAagttttgtaaatttaaaaaatatggagcttatgaaaataattaacgAGTTGTTCGTTAGTAAAGTTCATGAACCTAATTAACAACCTGCTTATGACCAAAActcataaacaaataaatatgcTATAGAGAGCAGCTCACAGtcagataattttcttaataaaatttcaaacaagtttgtcaAAGATTTTTTTGGTCATTCATGTGCTTTCACGTTTTGTCATACAGACacctgtgatttttttttgtcaaaaacgAGAACTGAGGTTTATTTAACGACTTTATcctatttaataattatatttctATAAAAGGAGAAATATAAAACTATCGTAGTTTTATAGGTATCAAAATTAGTAGtttatgaacataattaataataagTTGTTcgggaataaaattaattaacagAATTAGAAAGCTTATTGCGAGCAAAATTCGTAAAcaaataaatgaattgttcacgATCATATCATgatcatataattttttttactgaacTCAATCAACAATAACAAATGGTTGAGTTCGAGCTCGAGTTTGTCCATATTCTATCGAACCGAGTATGAACAAGCTAAAAATCGACTCCATTGTAGCTAAAAATCGACTCGGTTACAATCGAGTTTTTGAACAACCTCGAACCGATTAATTAgatctaattaaaaaaaaccaaTAACAAATTAACATGAAATTTCATTGTTCTTTAttcatttgtaattacaaaTAATGAACTGAAAATCAATTAACTACGCACACCAGACAGGGACGCCGGTTACAACTCCACCGTGATAATACGAATTCCCTTGCACCGCCGATCCCCATTTTGGCTCggaacaaaaagaagaagaagaatttctAACCGGCGGCAAAACATAATCGGCCATCCCCTTCAATACTTTGACAGAAACATTACTCTCAACCTATAACTCAACAAATGCAAATAATTCACCGGAAAATAACCTCCTGAGAAATCAGACACCGGAATCGAAGCTGTTCCGATCAATTTATTCTCTGATCCATTAATCCTGCATTCAACTTGTACAGTAATAAAACGAGAATGTGAAGCCATTTCCATTTCTAATTTCTGATTCCAAATAGGATTGCTTCCTCCTTCGTGATCTGCTCTGGTTGATCTGGAATTAAGATGATCTGTTTTTACGATCACGAAGGCATCTTTTCTGAGTAGTTTTCCGTTTAGACGGAGATTTTCTGCTGATAAAACAGTGATTTCTAGATTTCTGCATAACGAATCCATTAATTAGGAATTTAAATAATTTGGAATTGATAATAATCTGGATTTGAGAAATTAGGAAGATAAAAGGTGGTTATATATAAGGAAGCATATCGGAGAAAAGAAGTTAGCcggaaaagagagagaaagactGCGGatgtttctctctcttttatacCTTCTTCTCCGACGTTTCGTCCAGGGAGGAAACTTCTccttaataatataataataataaaaaaaaaaacagagacgatttcttttcaaatacGTGTGGTAAAATACCTGTGACGTTAATAATTTAAacttatcttatatatataattttttttataacacttTAGACCCGGCCATGGGTCGGGTCGGGTTCGGACCGGCCAAACGGACTTTTTTTATAGAAGTCCTCGACTCAAGTCCAGCCCACTAGTAATATAGGCGGGTTCGGACACGAGCTGGACTCGGACTTAAAAATCAAAATCCAAACTCAGCCCATGTAaacccacctaaatatatatacataattttttaattataaaaaataaatttaatacttaaaaataaatatttaatatataaatatataaaatttattaattaatattaatagacgggCCGGATTGGGCCGGCccgtgctatttttattaatcccaagcccgTCTAAAAAATAGGCGGGTTTTAGCAGGTCTGGACCGGGCCGGGCCTAACAACAATTATCATTATCTCAGTCCGGCCCAAGGGATGCGGGCTTGAGCGGGTACCCGGGCCCGTGGATAGGTCTAACTTATCTTATGTATTTTGaaatttagaaagaaaaaaaaaactttaattgatatttatatCCTTGTAAGTTTTATCTACTCGCGCAcgttgaacttttaaaataatctatCATATATTTATAATTGGTCAACTATTGGTATATAATAGGTTTTTATTAAGGATGACAACGGATACTGTATTCACACGTACCATGTACTACCCGGTCTTAATAgaactacccgtaccctgtataaaaggataTGGAATGGATAtgggatcaaaatcattacccgttaggataatgggacgggtatgagaataTCCCCAGGGTACCCGGTATCCGCTACTcattataacttttttttaataaatatcattgttttttagatgtaaga encodes:
- the LOC136220411 gene encoding BON1-associated protein 2-like → MESSSKNLEITVLSAENLRLNGKPVKKDAFVVVKTDNLNCRSTRADHEGGSNLIWNQKLEMEMASHSRFITVQVECRINGSENRLIGTASIPVSDFSGGYFPINYLHLLSYRLRDGRGEKNGIINVSVKVVKGLADYVLPPVRKNCSSSSFYSGTRWGSPVQGNSYYHGGGVVSGVPVWCATRA